A window from Ostrinia nubilalis chromosome 13, ilOstNubi1.1, whole genome shotgun sequence encodes these proteins:
- the LOC135077142 gene encoding uncharacterized protein LOC135077142 encodes MFKRLKMLMVYHSITTLWFDDWRAVTARPPSLVGRLDVYGPLAEHMEQLRICINKLNKLCELARSEEHLSFEGLSAVDPKMEGLPEVALLDFLMQSPHILDLRHVVHLHRRVDDYVFYFEMVWPLPTHFTPRLLYKLKVDDSFVEPLPVMPWELVKVEKEGEEEERDDQQSASDSSD; translated from the exons ATGTTCAAACGCCTCAAAATGCTGATGGTTTACCATTCCATAACCACA CTGTGGTTTGACGATTGGCGAGCGGTCACGGCAAGGCCCCCGTCGCTCGTTGGCAGGCTGGACGTCTACGGACCCTTGGCAGAACACATGGAGCAGTTGCGGATCTGCATCAACAAACTCAACAAGCTTTGTGAGCTGGCCAGGTCTGAAGAGCAC CTCTCATTCGAAGGGCTAAGCGCAGTAGATCCAAAGATGGAAGGACTCCCAGAAGTGGCCCTACTGGACTTCCTGATGCAGTCCCCTCACATCCTTGACCTCCGCCACGTCGTACACTTACACCGGCGGGTCGACGACTAcgtcttctatttcg AAATGGTCTGGCCACTACCGACCCACTTCACACCCCGGCTGCTATACAAGCTGAAAGTGGACGACTCCTTCGTCGAGCCTCTGCCGGTCATGCCGTGGGAGCTGGTCAAGGTGGAGAAGGAAGGCGAGGAGGAAGAAAGGGATGACCAGCAAAGTGCCAGCGATTCCAGCGATTGA
- the LOC135077141 gene encoding uncharacterized protein LOC135077141 gives MSCLEKKRKPMVPLKTLDVIFRRRYVPNTQFYFANRKHAVTQEITKAKRTRPFQVPRSEKLLSYIKYSDRKEKLCARERLAQPLHLKDNLRIAATRDISKRLFLEEPADDVRAVVEIHPEFYTVIEGRPLRCFDDIKVYTNNIRNYAMNRQQIGYRRDLVLKIEQSMVEESKQIDQIVENLKQHIKNFQKFLTEDYKKACVKVSRAEHVYSELVAKNSEFLGYVSTLSIMNNIIFKLDAIRGILKIYRRYLIFVAPLLWRQQNDETLRGKVQSIQFEAGEFATDNDLVETLGIDKIIEAAKVEFKKPLPNCMYFKKPDQMIYIFRTMELQSREYLKQLAKTDAPFRILQERIKQLKQATKQELDYFQYYIDSIHNEIARETYNENHLQDKFFRILNESFYDSVASPSTLKMKICIEYVYEQVFGKCEEGHQSIQDPMKILEVMYEDYNLRLDSLDFKIVNQARNDFFAQDLKMMRNAYKAQRELRAFREMTNAMNKAFLPPAKYKRPVFKKFLDKKSRIALVVAERRKSQMESGERPRARKYRLTPEEREGLMLFTEWCEGMHPGPYLREYYTFVKPAFEWVPRKSVMP, from the coding sequence ATGTCTTGTTTAGAGAAGAAACGTAAACCTATGGTGCCTTTGAAAACTTTAGATGTAATATTTCGACGGCGTTATGTACCAAacacacaattttattttgccaaTAGAAAACACGCCGTTACCCAAGAAATAACGAAAGCAAAACGAACTAGACCCTTTCAGGTTCCACGGTCGGAGAAATTATTATCGTACATAAAATATAGCGATCGCAAAGAAAAGCTATGTGCGAGGGAAAGATTAGCACAACCTCTACACCTGAAAGATAATTTGAGAATAGCAGCAACGAGGGACATTTCCAAGCGACTTTTTCTGGAAGAACCAGCCGACGATGTTCGAGCAGTGGTCGAAATTCATCCAGAATTTTATACGGTCATTGAAGGGCGCCCCTTGAGATGCTTTGACGACATAAAAGTTTATACAAACAACATTCGAAACTACGCCATGAATCGCCAACAAATTGGATACAGGCGCGATTTGGTATTAAAAATAGAGCAAAGCATGGTAGAAGAGTCGAAGCAAATTGATCAAATAGTTGAAAATCTAAAACAACACATAAAAAACTTTCAAAAATTCTTAACGGAGGACTATAAAAAAGCATGTGTGAAAGTGTCAAGAGCTGAACATGTTTACTCAGAATTAGTTGCAAAAAATTCGGAATTTCTCGGTTATGTATCGACATTATCgattatgaataatattatattcaaGTTGGATGCCATCAGaggaattttgaaaatatatcgtAGATACTTAATATTTGTCGCTCCATTGCTATGGAGACAACAAAACGACGAGACTCTCAGAGGAAAAGTGCAGTCGATTCAATTTGAAGCCGGTGAATTTGCAACTGACAATGATTTGGTTGAAACTTTGGGAATCGATAAAATAATTGAAGCTGCGAAAGTCGAGTTCAAAAAACCACTACCTAACTGCATGTACTTTAAAAAACCAGATCAAATGATTTACATTTTCCGCACAATGGAACTGCAGAGCCGGGAATATTTAAAACAACTTGCTAAAACAGACGCTCCGTTCAGGATATTGCAGGAACGTATCAAACAATTGAAGCAAGCCACAAAACAAGAACTGGATTACTTTCAGTATTACATAGACAGCATACATAATGAGATCGCTCGGGAAACATACAATGAAAACCATTTACAGGATAAGTTTTTTCGTATATTGAATGAAAGCTTCTATGACAGTGTAGCTAGCCCTAGTAcactgaaaatgaaaatttgtATAGAATACGTTTACGAGCAAGTATTTGGAAAATGTGAGGAGGGTCATCAAAGTATACAAGATCCTATGAAAATCTTGGAGGTTATGTACGAAGATTATAATTTGCGTCTTGATTCATTAGACTTCAAGATTGTGAACCAGGCTCGCAACGATTTCTTCGCTCAGGATTTGAAGATGATGAGGAATGCGTATAAAGCTCAGAGAGAATTAAGAGCGTTCAGAGAGATGACTAATGCCATGAATAAGGCATTCTTGCCCCCGGCGAAGTATAAACGGCCGGTGTTTAAAAAGTTTTTGGACAAGAAAAGCCGCATCGCACTGGTAGTTGCAGAAAGGAGGAAATCGCAAATGGAAAGTGGAGAGCGCCCTAGGGCCAGAAAATATAGATTAACACCCGAGGAGAGGGAGGGGCTCATGTTGTTTACCGAGTGGTGCGAAGGAATGCACCCGGGACCTTATTTACGAGAGTATTATACATTTGTAAAACCAGCTTTCGAATGGGTACCCCGCAAGTCTGTTATGCCTTAA
- the LOC135077471 gene encoding uncharacterized protein LOC135077471 has translation MALNVVGKLLRRKDLSKLFYYDVKQFTTELSLINTVSKPSVSTCCLTQKFTQTKLQSFSHRFYSIEAVEQKDIDVYRNEHNITIIGKDIPNPYLDIEKSDFPDYIKNFLKSQGFEKPTVIQSQAWPIALSGQNFVGIAQTGTGKTLAYLLPAVVHIKENVAKKGRGPRVLVLAPTRELARQIEVVAKDFQKLLGIRCACIYGGANRSTQAQILESGVDLVIATPGRLNDFLMSRTTTLNRCTYVVLDEADRMLDMGFEPQIRQALEGVPSERQILMFSATWPKEVQHLARDYLGKFVQVNVGSTELSANHNITQHVHICDQEEKMDKFKSIMHNLSGDGFGKILVFTNTKKFVDMLSMMLRRNGWPAVGIHGDKTQLQRDTIINKFKHGKTNILVATDVAARGLDVDGVTHVINFDFPNTSEDYIHRIGRTGRQQNKGVSHTILTYEDDRQAKNLIAVLREANQEVPRELENMARSFDMSKTNNREMKYKPKQYGWNTNRRFNRFKRNDRYDDRY, from the exons ATGGCGTTAAATGTGGTTGGAAAACTTTTAAGGCGGAAGGATCTTTCGAAGCT ATTCTACTATGATGTTAAACAGTTTACAACAGAACTAAGTTTGATCAACACAGTCAGCAAACCTTCTGTTAGCACATGTTGTCTGACTCAGAAATTCACACAAACAAAATTGCAAAGTTTTAGTCACAGATTTTATTCTATAGAAGCTGTTGAGCAGAAAGACATTGATGTTTATCGTAATGAACACAATATAACTATTATTGGAAAAGATATACCCAATCCTTACTTGGATATTGAGAAGAGTGATTTTCCTGattatattaaaaactttttaaaatcacAAGGTTTTGAAAAGCCCACAGTTATTCAATCACAAGCGTGGCCAATAGCACTAAGTGGCCAAAACTTTGTTGGCATTGCACAGACAGGCACTGGGAAGACCCTGGCATATTTGCTACCCGCAGTTGTTCATATAAAAGAAAATGTGGCAAAAAAGGGTAGAGGGCCGAGAGTTTTAGTTCTGGCTCCTACTAGGGAATTGGCTCGCCAGATTGAAGTAGTGGCTAAAGACTTCCAAAAGTTATTAGGAATCAGATGCGCTTGCATATATGGTGGAGCGAATAGGAGTACACAGGCCCAGATACTTGAATCTGGTGTAGATTTAGTGATTGCCACTCCAGGAAGATTGAATGATTTTCTTATGAGCAGGACAACAACTCTGAATAGATGCACATACGTTGTGTTGGATGAAGCAGACAGGATGTTGGACATGGGATTTGAGCCTCAAATCAGGCAGGCCCTGGAGGGAGTACCATCTGAGAGGCAGATCCTGATGTTCTCAGCAACATGGCCCAAAGAAGTCCAACATTTGGCCAGAGATTATTTAGGCAAGTTTGTTCAGGTCAATGTTGGTTCTACAGAGTTGTCAGCAAACCACAATATAACTCAGCATGTCCATATTTGTGACCAAGAAGAAAAAATGGACAA GTTCAAATCAATAATGCATAACTTGTCAGGTGATGGTTTTGGTAAAATACTGGTTTTTACAAACACAAAAAAGTTTGTGGACATGTTGAGTATGATGCTTCGAAGAAATGGGTGGCCAGCAGTGGGTATCCATGGCGACAAGACACAGCTTCAAAGAGATAcaatcataaataaattcaaacatGGCAAAACAAACATTCTTGTGGCCACCGACGTAGCTGCTCGTGGACTAG ATGTTGATGGAGTCACACATGTTATTAATTTTGACTTCCCAAATACTTCTGAAGACTACATCCACAGAATTGGTAGGACTGGTAGACAGCAAAACAAAGGAGTGTCCCACACTATACTGACATATGAAGATGATCGTCAAGCCAAAAATCTGATTGCAGTTTTAAGAGAAGCAAATCAG gAAGTTCCACGGGAATTAGAAAACATGGCTCGCAGTTTTGATATGTCGAAGACAAATAATAGAGAAATGAAATACAAGCCTAAGCAGTATGGTTGGAATACAAACAGAAGGTTCAATCGGTTTAAAAGGAATGATAGATATGATGACCGTTACTAA
- the LOC135077473 gene encoding ATP-dependent RNA helicase p62 produces the protein MSGSWNNSRGSGGSKFGGGSKFGSSNGSSRFSNGGSKFGGGGGGGGGRFGGGGGGYGGGGRKEFTGGQNMRRPNWEDLTLQPFNKNFYNPHPSVLNRSPYDVEGYRNQHEITVSGVEVPNPIQQFEEGNFPDYVMNGIKSMGYKEPTPIQAQGWPIAMSGKNLVGIAQTGSGKTLAYILPAIVHINNQQPIRRGDGPIVLVLAPTRELAQQIQQVCTDFGNASYVRNTCVFGGAPKREQARDLERGVEIVIATPGRLIDFLEKGTTNLQRCTYLVLDEADRMLDMGFEPQIRKIIDQIRPDRQTLMWSATWPKEVRKLAEDYLGDYVQINIGSLQLSANHNILQIVDICQEHEKENKLNVLLQEIGQSQEPGAKTIIFVETKRKVENITRNIRRYGWPAVCMHGDKTQQERDETLYQFKQGRASILVATDVAARGLDVDGIKYVINFDYPNSSEDYIHRIGRTGRSKTKGTSYAFFTPSNSRQAKDLVSVLVEANQVVSPQLQTMADRCGGGGGGWNRSRFGGGRGGGGTFKRGSNFGRGKPQGGGGGGGHKRFNEY, from the exons at GTCTGGAAGTTGGAATAATAGCCGTGGTAGCGGCGGTTCCAAGTTTGGCGGTGGTAGTAAATTCGGGAGCAGTAATGGCTCTTCGAGATTTAGCAATGGAGGCTCGAAGTttgggggcggcggcggcggtggtggtggccgcttcggcggcggtggcggcggatACGGCGGCGGGGGCAGGAAGGAGTTCACCGGAGGCCAGAACATGCGCCGCCCCAACTGGGAAGACCTCACCTTACAACCATTCAacaagaatttttataatcCACATCCTTCAGTACTTAACAGATCACCCTATGATGTGGAAGGGTACAGAAATCAACATGAAATCACCGTTAGTGGTGTAGAAGTCCCTAATCCTATTCAGCAATTTGAAGAAGGCAATTTCCCTGATTACGTCATGAATGGCATCAAAAGCATGGGTTATAAAGAACCCACTCCTATTCAGGCACAAGGCTGGCCTATTGCCATGTCAGGGAAGAACTTAGTCGGAATCGCCCAGACTGGTTCTGGTAAGACTTTGGCTTACATTCTACCTGCCATTGTTCACATCAACAACCAGCAACCAATCCGGCGCGGAGATGGGCCTATTGTGCTGGTTCTTGCACCAACCAGAGAATTGGCGCAACAAATACAGCAAGTGTGTACCGATTTTGGTAATGCATCATATGTACGCAATACTTGCGTATTTGGTGGGGCACCGAAGAGGGAGCAGGCGCGTGACTTAGAAAGAGGTGTAGAAATCGTCATTGCAACACCTGGAAGACTAATTGATTTCTTGGAAAAGGGAACCACCAACCTCCAGCGTTGCACATACTTAGTTCTTGACGAAGCTGACCGCATGTTGGACATGGGTTTCGAACCTCAAATTAGAAAGATCATAGACCAAATTCGCCCAGACAGGCAAACTCTCATGTGGTCTGCCACCTGGCCCAAAGAAGTGAGAAAACTAGCTGAAGATTACCTAGGAGATTATGTTCAGATCAACATTGGATCACTTCAATTATCTGCTAACCACAATATTCTACAGATTGTAGATATTTGCCAGGAACATGAGAAGGAAAACAA GTTAAATGTTTTGCTTCAAGAAATTGGCCAGAGTCAAGAACCAGGTGCCAAAACTATCATATTTGTTGAGACCAAGAGGAAAGTAGAAAATATTACCAGAAATATCAGACGGTATGGATGGCCTGCAGTGTGCATGCATGGAGACAAAACACAGCAAGAGAGGGATGAAACATTGTACCAGTTCAAACAAGGCAGAGCTAGCATTCTTGTAGCAACTGATGTTGCAGCCAGAGGACTTG ATGTGGATGGTATCAAATACGTTATCAATTTTGACTATCCCAACTCATCCGAGGATTACATTCACCGTATTGGCAGAACTGGGCGCTCAAAAACGAAAGGAACATCTTATGCCTTTTTCACGCCCTCAAACTCTCGCCAAGCCAAAGATCTCGTATCAGTACTCGTGGAGGCCAATCAG GTGGTGAGCCCTCAACTGCAAACAATGGCCGATcgttgcggcggcggcggtggcggatGGAACCGAAGCCGCTTCGGAGGCGGCCGCGGGGGTGGCGGCACCTTTAAGCGCGGAAGCAATTTCGGAAGGGGAAAGCCTCAAGGAGGCGGTGGTGGCGGCGGTCATAAACGGTTCaatgaatattaa